A section of the Streptomyces sp. NBC_01591 genome encodes:
- a CDS encoding acyl carrier protein produces the protein MTAPTPRIPVTADEESVLADLTGMLARLLEDEYGLDDVEIGMRTTFNRDLELESIDLVTLAGLLQERYGDRVNFAEFLAGMEFDEIIELTVGRLVEYVVTSLKAGEAS, from the coding sequence ATGACAGCTCCCACCCCCCGTATCCCCGTCACCGCCGACGAGGAGTCCGTCCTCGCCGACCTCACCGGCATGCTGGCGCGGCTCCTGGAGGACGAGTACGGCCTCGACGACGTCGAGATCGGCATGAGGACGACCTTCAACCGTGACCTGGAGCTGGAGAGCATCGACCTCGTCACCCTGGCCGGGCTGCTCCAGGAGCGGTACGGGGACCGGGTCAACTTCGCAGAGTTCCTGGCCGGTATGGAGTTCGACGAGATCATCGAGCTGACCGTCGGACGGCTGGTCGAGTACGTCGTGACCAGTCTGAAGGCCGGGGAGGCGAGCTGA
- a CDS encoding alpha/beta fold hydrolase yields the protein MVMVDTGAVRLHVQRIGPREGRPAIATVVLVHGLLTDSLASYYFTVAPAFAAAGLDVVMYDLRGHGRSERPAEGYTVEHNIDDLEALLDRLAVTGPVHLVGNSFGGTIAFGFAARRPERAASVSLIESEPATAAWAEKLGGILDRVVTQLAHNEPDAIAWISTHRGHNTARLAKGAARLARDTTLGRDIPASSALTAGQIAAVRCPVLGLYGGDSDLAELAPWLASALPDCRTVVIPGHEHSVLVEASGTVGGHILALVEEAGRTTGRVAAEVAG from the coding sequence ATGGTGATGGTCGACACCGGCGCCGTCCGGTTGCACGTACAGCGGATCGGTCCCCGGGAGGGCCGGCCGGCCATCGCCACCGTGGTGCTGGTGCACGGTCTGCTCACCGACAGCCTGGCCAGCTACTACTTCACCGTCGCGCCCGCGTTCGCGGCCGCCGGTCTCGATGTCGTCATGTACGACCTGCGCGGCCACGGGCGCAGTGAACGCCCTGCCGAGGGCTACACGGTCGAGCACAACATCGACGACCTGGAGGCGCTGCTCGACCGGCTGGCGGTGACCGGTCCGGTGCATCTGGTCGGCAACTCCTTCGGTGGCACGATCGCGTTCGGCTTCGCGGCCCGGCGCCCCGAGCGGGCGGCGAGCGTCAGTCTCATCGAGTCCGAACCGGCCACCGCCGCCTGGGCGGAGAAGCTGGGGGGCATCCTGGACCGCGTCGTGACCCAGCTCGCCCACAACGAGCCCGACGCGATCGCCTGGATCAGCACCCACCGCGGGCACAACACCGCGCGCCTGGCCAAGGGTGCGGCCCGACTGGCCCGTGACACCACCCTCGGCCGGGACATCCCGGCCAGCAGCGCCCTGACGGCCGGCCAGATCGCGGCAGTGCGCTGTCCGGTGCTCGGCCTGTACGGCGGCGACTCCGATCTCGCCGAACTCGCGCCCTGGCTGGCGTCAGCGCTTCCGGACTGCCGGACCGTGGTGATCCCGGGGCACGAGCACTCGGTCCTGGTGGAGGCCTCCGGGACGGTCGGCGGGCACATCCTGGCGCTCGTCGAGGAGGCCGGCCGCACCACAGGGCGGGTGGCGGCGGAGGTGGCCGGGTGA
- a CDS encoding glycosyltransferase codes for MSRFLFVVPPLVGHINPTVGVAAELVASGHAVAWVCPDPALVSRLAGPGAGPVMACAGAPQGERPAELRGPEALKFLWERYLLPLAEAMAPGVRAAVEAFRPDVVVADQQAFAGALIAERLGLPWATSATTSAEFTDPLAGLPKVGQWLQRRLGALREAVGDPAGTADPRFSPHLVLAFSTPELAGSAHDGVCWVGPSITARPSTAAFPWEWIDAGRTTVLVTLGTANTDVGGRFLDVCRSALRERADRVQAVIVDPGGVLSARDGDKDVLIVPSVPQLSLLERGVGAVVCHAGHNSVCEALWHGVPLVVAPIRDDQPVVAGQVVDAGAGVRVRFGRVTVQKLVSAVDSVLDDTGYRVEAHRIRTAFRSAGGARAAALRLGELDESFRKPAGMKGGCS; via the coding sequence GTGAGCCGCTTCCTCTTCGTCGTTCCGCCCCTGGTCGGGCACATCAACCCGACCGTCGGTGTCGCCGCCGAACTCGTCGCGTCAGGACATGCGGTGGCGTGGGTGTGTCCCGATCCGGCGCTGGTCAGCCGACTCGCGGGCCCCGGGGCCGGGCCCGTCATGGCGTGCGCCGGGGCGCCGCAAGGTGAGCGGCCGGCGGAGCTGCGCGGTCCGGAGGCGCTGAAGTTCCTGTGGGAGCGGTATCTGCTGCCGCTGGCCGAGGCGATGGCCCCGGGTGTCCGGGCCGCTGTCGAGGCGTTCCGGCCGGACGTCGTCGTCGCCGACCAGCAGGCATTCGCGGGCGCGCTGATCGCGGAGCGGCTGGGCCTGCCGTGGGCGACCTCGGCGACCACGTCGGCCGAGTTCACCGACCCCCTCGCCGGGCTTCCCAAGGTCGGCCAGTGGTTGCAGCGGCGGCTGGGCGCGCTCCGGGAGGCCGTCGGGGATCCGGCGGGCACGGCCGACCCCCGCTTCTCACCGCATCTCGTCCTCGCTTTCAGCACACCTGAGTTGGCGGGTTCGGCGCACGACGGGGTCTGCTGGGTCGGTCCGTCGATCACGGCGCGTCCGTCCACCGCCGCCTTCCCGTGGGAATGGATCGACGCCGGCCGCACCACCGTCCTGGTCACATTGGGCACGGCGAACACCGATGTCGGCGGCCGGTTCCTCGACGTGTGCCGGAGCGCGCTGCGGGAGCGGGCCGACCGGGTGCAGGCGGTGATCGTCGATCCCGGTGGCGTGCTCTCGGCGCGGGACGGCGACAAGGATGTGCTGATCGTGCCGTCCGTGCCGCAACTCTCCCTTCTGGAAAGAGGCGTTGGCGCAGTCGTCTGCCATGCCGGCCACAACAGTGTGTGCGAGGCGCTGTGGCACGGGGTTCCACTTGTGGTGGCTCCCATCCGCGATGACCAGCCGGTGGTGGCCGGACAGGTCGTGGACGCCGGGGCAGGGGTGCGGGTGCGGTTCGGGCGGGTCACGGTCCAGAAGCTGGTCTCGGCGGTCGACTCCGTCCTGGACGACACCGGATACCGCGTCGAGGCCCACCGGATCCGTACGGCGTTCCGTTCCGCGGGCGGGGCCCGTGCCGCCGCGCTCCGGCTCGGCGAACTGGACGAGTCCTTCCGGAAGCCTGCGGGCATGAAGGGAGGATGCTCGTGA